attttcttaatgaaatccatatgaaatgagagatgaaaGTAACTTGGAAAaacttggaaaatttgagaatgtttgtctcacattgaaataaataaagggggttgtgtgctttatatggtattacccacatgagtagtatacaactactaaggtgtgtgatggtccattgtgttgttgtgtgcttcacgcgcgcgcacacacacgcgcgccccgccacgcaccgcaccgcaccgggtcgggtcgaagggcgatttgggcgaatgtctcagcgtctcgcgtacgcgaggcgacctgggcgaggattttatttatttgagaattattttaattcgaatttatttatcggtgattggattattgggctgggttctgaaataggctaagtagtctaaatatattgaacctgcaaataatctgatctgtaacaagttctgatattagaatcagaacttaagaactgatgaataaaatcagaacttaacaagttctgatatcagaatcagaacttaagtactgatgagtcgaatcagaacttaagtactgatgagtcgaatcagaacttaacttaagttctgataataatgtgggtgttaatgtgaaaagctgttacaaataatttaaattcaaaagctgttcagttttgatttttttcatttatgaattcaaaatctgatcagttttgattttttcattaatggagcagtttaattcagacattaagtatgtggacagtttcatttttcctctcctataaatagaggctaaactgaatgaatataacacactacattctcatctcttctcttcaacctctctgcatttctctcccataagtcctgaagtgctgatattttccggcgactgaggtgctggtcgaaatggaggttttgttgctgctgttaacataaactccgagctgttttatcctggtggagatattgcgtacatcccaaacgcagcaggtagggggcaataatctcttcaagagcagccaggacttcgagcaaggcctggtgactcagctgtgattattttcttggcattttgtatctgtaaacctttatttcagtcactgttgaaagctatggtttcgggtacatctttctttctctcttcgttatttcagttactgattttgtttacctgcatgttttgttttgttaactgtggtcttggtctaaacttgttaaattctttatacacttgcctctatgttgctatacttgttagtgagattctcaacattcttgaagagattattggttatatagaatttagcataatggttaacgaaagtgaggttatcgttggtggtggtagcagttcgggtgtaactgctggggccattgattggaccacctatagtttcccacaagctgttgaactaaccggtttaccggagaaattcaacggtggcattggcttttctcgctggcagaaaaggatgaagttgtggttgactataaagggtctgtggccggttgtggaatatgagaaaccagtagtggatcaagagaaggctgacacagttaaggcttttgcgaagtgggctgagaaggatggagtggctagagcggccattctggcggcactaacaaacactttgtttgatgtctattcttctgatgcctactctgcaaaactcttatgggagaagctggaccagacacataatactgactcacaaggtctagaaaagtattctgtggcaaggttcctcgagtttAAGCTGGTGGACAgtaagtccatgactgagcaggtgcatgagttcgagatgatggtgcatgctttgaaggagtctggaatgaatctcccggagaagttcaaggtgatgagtgtgattgaaaaactcccaaagtcttgggaagagttctctctctccctgaaaagacagaaaggagagatcacctggaccaaccttatgctggatatctcggtacaagaacaacacaagtccaaacagggacatgtgatgccaactgaacacggtacctcgaaggtaaacatagcaactgtaggacaaaagaggaaggcttttgctaagaaagctaatagtaataaacctaagagtgacaaggacaaggccaagaaacccaaggcaaacaaaccatgctggtcttgtgggcaggttgggcactggagtaaggactgccctacgaagaaagcgaagaaaaccgaggtagcacaagcaaatgttgtgcttggaaccgcaagtgggcctgtagtgaacatggttgttggtgaggctatggcttctgaaaccaacgttgaccggtacgtatcctacaaccctgtgatattttctacctatctgtcaaatgaatggttgatagatactggagctaatgtacatatttgtgctgatattagtttatttgtatcttatcaacagagtcatagcttgactgtgaagatggggaatgctagtgttgctcaagtacatggagttggaaacgtggatctgaagttcccttcaggacgtattctatctctgacgagagtgcatcatgttcccgacatgcgtagaaatataataagtggaagctgtttagtttctagtggttttgaaatttcgttcaagtgtaataaagtagttcttattcacactggtacattctttggcaagggttacttgtcaaatggtttatttgttattaatgcggatcccgttttgggaagtttgaataataatgttattcctactgttaattgtattgaatcctcaaatatatggcatgctagactaggtcatttaaactttggtgctcttaagaacatgatgaacttagagttgattccaaaatataccatagaaaagaattctaaatgtcaagtatgtgtgtctgctaaacagataaggaaaccttttcataacgttgttagggattcagacttgttagatttagtacacactgatatttgtgaatttggtggtgtgttgaccaaggaccagtttagatacttcattacttttatagatgatagtagtagatattgttatgtttatttacttagacataaggatgaagcacttagtaaattcattatatataaaactgaagtagaaaaacaaactagtaagttacttaaaagattgagatctgatagaggtggtgagtatacgagtaatgcttttaatgaattttgtgcaaacaatggtatagttcatgaagttactccaccatacacacctgagtctaatggggttgctgagcgaaagaacagaacatttaaagatatgattaatagtatgcttattaactctgggttgcctaaatacatgtggggagaggctctaaatatggcttgccatattttaaatagagtccctctgaaacacatggataaaacacccttggagttatggaaaggcaggatgactagtcttaagtatcttcgtgtgtgggggtgccttgctaaggtgcttgttcctgaacacaagagaaagaaactaggtccaaagactgttgactgtatctttctgggctatcttgaaaccactacagctatgagatttttagtgttaaaatctgacatagatggtatagtggcaaacacgatagttgaatttcgagatgcgacattctttgaggatgtctaccctatgaagactggaatacctgaaacgactt
This genomic interval from Apium graveolens cultivar Ventura chromosome 8, ASM990537v1, whole genome shotgun sequence contains the following:
- the LOC141676542 gene encoding uncharacterized protein LOC141676542, whose amino-acid sequence is MNLPEKFKVMSVIEKLPKSWEEFSLSLKRQKGEITWTNLMLDISVQEQHKSKQGHVMPTEHGTSKVNIATVGQKRKAFAKKANSNKPKSDKDKAKKPKANKPCWSCGQVGHWSKDCPTKKAKKTEVAQANVVLGTASGPVVNMVVGEAMASETNVDRVIA